A region from the Malus domestica chromosome 07, GDT2T_hap1 genome encodes:
- the LOC103440111 gene encoding uncharacterized protein: MTSFVGNLFTFIFLSLLIFSFRMVVENGTHLLTSFVDRDLFLKSFLSCLDLVGVGNTNHRSLRCPAKSPSPFSLRHRHRLFLHLTHVGTLDDDFFSGLGFLKLCASASHSRLRNTISDDRARGRDGNGESNEGEEKGGDEEMDDRVVDLQFLINGLELGCRDVVALFFLLKV, translated from the exons ATGACGTCGTTCGTTGGCAACCTTTTCACCTTCATCTTCCTCTCCCTCCTCATCTTCTCCTTCCGCATGGTCGTCGAAAATGGGACCCACCTCCTCACCTCCTTTGTTGACCGCGACCTTTTTCTCAAATCCTTCCTCTCCTGCCTCGACCTAGTTGGCGTCGGCAATACCAACCACCGCTCTCTCAGATGTCCAGCCAAGTCCCCTTCTCCGTTCTCTCTTCGCCACCGACACCGCCTATTCCTTCACCTCACCCACGTCGGAACCTTAGACGACGATTTCTTCTCCG GACTAGGGTTTCTGAAATTGTGCGCGTCAGCCTCACATTCAAGGCTGAGAAACACCATTTCTGATGACAGAGCTAGAGGCAGAGATGGCAACGGAGAAAGCAATGAAGGGGAAGAGAAAGGTGGCGATGAAGAAATGGATGATCGGGTCGTCGATTTGCAATTCTTAATCAACGGATTGGAGCTGGGTTGCCGGGACGTGGTGGCGTTGTTCTTCCTCCTGAAAGTGTGA
- the LOC103439719 gene encoding BAG family molecular chaperone regulator 1-like encodes MMRMKTKTTGVSLAELNGRSGGGGADSGQGEWELRPGGMLVQKRNPDSDRNSVPPPTIRVRVKYGSIYHEISISAQSSFGDLKKMLVGPTGLHHQDQKLIFKDKERDSKAFLDMSGVKDRSKMVLVEDPISQEKRYLEMRRNAKMEKASKSISEISLEVDRLAGQVSALESIISKGKKVAEQDVLVLIDQLMNQLLKLDGIMGDGDVKLQRKMQVKRVQKYVETLDVLKVKNSLPSSNGSQIPKQVQQRHSNGHSNGNGHRLAPIQEHQPRRSVGYSPTHNQQLQQQEQPSGQSASGPVVVTTQWETFDSAPALIPASSTSKAANQSPYPRFNWESFE; translated from the exons ATGATGAGGATGAAGACGAAGACTACAGGGGTGTCACTGGCCGAGTTGAATGGAAGGTCAGGCGGCGGCGGAGCTGACTCGGGGCAGGGAGAGTGGGAGCTCAGACCGGGAGGAATGCTGGTTCAGAAACGGAATCCGGACTCTGATCGGAACTCGGTGCCTCCACCGACAATTCGGGTTCGGGTCAAATATGGGTCAATTTACCATGAAATCAGCATCAGCGCTCAATCTTCTTTTG GGGATTTGAAGAAAATGTTGGTTGGACCGACTGGTTTGCACCATCAAGATCAGAAATTGATATTCAAAGACAAGGAGAGGGACTCGAAGGCTTTTCTCGACATGTCTGGGGTGAAGGACCGGTCGAAGATGGTGTTAGTTGAGGACCCTATTAGCCAAGAAAAGCGATACCTTGAGATGCGACGCAATGCCAAGATGGAAAAGGCTTCGAAGTCCATCTCCGAAATCAGCTTGGAAGTAGACAGGCTTGCTGGCCAG GTGTCGGCTCTTGAATCAATTATCAGTAAAGGTAAAAAAGTTGCAGAGCAAGATGTGCTTGTTCTGATTGATCAGTTGATGAACCAGTTGCTTAAATTAGACGGAATCATGGGAGACGGTGATGTGAAACTACAGAGGAAAATGCAG GTAAAACGCGTGCAGAAGTATGTCGAAACTCTAGATGTATTGAAAGTTAAAAACTCCTTGCCTAGCAGCAACGGAAGTCAGATTCCAAAGCAAGTTCAGCAGAGGCATTCAAATGGTCATTCCAATGGGAATGGACATAGACTAGCACCGATTCAAGAGCATCAACCAAGGCGTTCAGTTGGCTATTCACCTACGCATAATCAGCAACTGCAACAGCAAGAACAACCGTCAGGGCAGTCGGCATCAGGGCCGGTAGTTGTGACCACACAGTGGGAGACATTCGATTCTGCCCCGGCATTGATCCCAGCCTCTTCGACATCCAAGGCCGCCAATCAATCTCCCTACCCTAGGTTTAATTGGGAATCGTTTGAGTAA